One stretch of Nitrosococcus watsonii C-113 DNA includes these proteins:
- a CDS encoding TlpA family protein disulfide reductase, with protein MNKIIRWPLILTAALLAGIGGYILYQAQQDARPTTGPIRPVFKLPDVNGTEHDIREWDGKVVVINFWATWCPPCLEEIPEFIELQHSLGEQGLQFIGVAIDRPDKVKTFIKEHGINYPILVSEEKAPRVAMDYGNELDVVPYTAFINRAGQVVYTHAGVLDKETTKSYILPLL; from the coding sequence TTGAATAAAATTATCCGCTGGCCTTTAATCCTCACCGCGGCTCTGTTAGCCGGAATAGGGGGGTATATTCTATATCAAGCGCAGCAAGATGCCCGTCCTACCACGGGACCCATTCGGCCAGTGTTTAAACTTCCGGATGTCAATGGAACCGAGCATGATATCCGAGAGTGGGATGGCAAGGTCGTGGTTATTAACTTTTGGGCAACCTGGTGCCCACCTTGCCTAGAGGAGATCCCTGAATTTATTGAGTTACAACACTCCCTGGGAGAACAGGGACTCCAGTTCATTGGCGTAGCCATTGACAGGCCGGATAAAGTCAAGACCTTTATCAAGGAGCACGGTATCAACTATCCTATTCTTGTAAGCGAGGAAAAAGCGCCTAGGGTGGCTATGGATTACGGTAACGAACTGGACGTCGTTCCTTATACTGCCTTCATTAACCGGGCTGGCCAGGTCGTCTATACTCACGCGGGGGTCTTAGACAAAGAAACCACAAAAAGCTATATTTTGCCCTTGCTATAG
- the aroQ gene encoding type II 3-dehydroquinate dehydratase, with translation MANLLVIHGPNLNLLGTREPKYYGSITLEAINSNLTRQATQAGHHLTCFQANAEHILIEHIHNAGHQDIAFIIINPAALTHTSIALRDALAAVAIPFIEVHLSNIHGREAFRHHSYFSDIAEGVISGLGPTGYELALQAVFARLLPP, from the coding sequence ATGGCAAATCTATTGGTCATTCACGGTCCTAATCTTAATCTGCTTGGTACCCGAGAACCCAAATATTATGGCTCCATCACTTTAGAAGCTATTAATAGCAATTTAACGCGTCAAGCGACTCAAGCAGGCCACCATTTAACTTGTTTCCAAGCCAATGCGGAACATATTCTCATTGAACATATTCACAATGCTGGCCATCAAGATATAGCGTTTATTATTATTAATCCGGCGGCTCTCACCCATACCAGTATCGCTCTGCGGGATGCCTTAGCAGCGGTGGCCATACCCTTTATCGAAGTGCATCTATCCAATATCCATGGGCGGGAAGCCTTTCGCCATCATTCCTATTTTTCCGATATTGCCGAGGGGGTTATTAGCGGCTTAGGGCCTACAGGTTATGAGCTAGCTTTACAAGCGGTATTCGCCCGCCTATTGCCTCCCTAA
- the accB gene encoding acetyl-CoA carboxylase biotin carboxyl carrier protein codes for MDIRKIKKLIELLESSGIAELEIREGEESVRICRHSQATAISAVAPTPAPTATAPELPPPKETAQKEEEIPPGHLVKSPMVGTFYQSATPGTKPFVEIGHQVATGDVLCIIEAMKMFNQIEADQGGVIAAILAENGQPVEYDQPLFVIK; via the coding sequence ATGGACATACGAAAGATCAAGAAGTTGATAGAGTTGCTCGAATCTTCTGGTATCGCCGAGCTAGAAATTCGTGAAGGAGAAGAATCTGTCCGTATTTGCCGTCATAGCCAAGCTACGGCCATTTCCGCGGTGGCGCCAACGCCGGCACCAACCGCGACCGCCCCTGAACTCCCACCCCCCAAAGAGACGGCTCAGAAAGAAGAAGAAATTCCGCCCGGGCATCTTGTGAAGTCACCCATGGTGGGCACTTTTTACCAGTCTGCAACACCAGGGACAAAACCCTTTGTAGAAATTGGACATCAGGTAGCAACGGGTGATGTATTATGCATCATTGAAGCTATGAAAATGTTCAATCAAATCGAGGCCGATCAAGGGGGAGTCATTGCCGCTATCCTCGCTGAGAATGGACAACCCGTGGAATATGATCAACCCCTCTTCGTCATAAAATAA
- the accC gene encoding acetyl-CoA carboxylase biotin carboxylase subunit, producing MLDKIVIANRGEIALRILRACWELGLKTVAIHSEVDRELKHVLLADETVCIGPAASSQSYLNIPAVISAAEITDAVAIHPGYGFLAENADFAERVEQSGFVFIGPRPETIRLIGDKVSAIKAMKASGVPCVPGSEGPLGEDDEENIAIAKEIGYPVMIKASGGGGGRGMRVVHSEAHLPTAISLTRSEASAAFGNDMVYMEKYLENPRHVEFQVLADTHGQAIYLGERDCSMQRRHQKVVEEAPAPGITDEQRQRIGEICTEACRKMSYRGAGTFEFLYQDGEFYFIEMNTRVQVEHPVTEMITGIDIVKEQLRIAAGEKLSYRQEDIMIHGHAIECRINAEDPTNFMPSPGTVTRYHAPGGPGIRVDSHLYAGYTVPPYYDSLIGKLIAHGETREAAIARMQIALTELVIDGIKCNAPLHQKILSNTHFQAGGTNIHYLERMLGL from the coding sequence ATGCTGGATAAGATCGTTATCGCCAATCGGGGCGAAATCGCCTTACGCATCCTTCGGGCTTGCTGGGAATTAGGACTCAAAACCGTAGCCATCCACTCTGAGGTGGATCGCGAGCTCAAGCATGTTCTACTAGCCGATGAGACGGTTTGTATCGGTCCCGCGGCATCTTCTCAAAGCTACTTGAATATCCCCGCCGTGATCAGCGCCGCCGAGATTACTGATGCCGTCGCCATTCATCCAGGTTACGGTTTCCTAGCCGAGAACGCCGATTTTGCCGAGCGAGTCGAACAAAGCGGCTTTGTCTTTATCGGGCCGCGACCTGAAACCATTCGCCTGATAGGTGATAAAGTTTCCGCTATCAAGGCCATGAAGGCTTCTGGCGTACCATGCGTACCTGGCTCCGAGGGACCCCTCGGAGAAGATGACGAGGAAAATATAGCCATTGCCAAGGAAATCGGCTATCCGGTCATGATTAAAGCTTCGGGGGGAGGAGGAGGCCGAGGAATGCGAGTCGTTCATTCCGAGGCGCATTTGCCCACCGCTATTTCCCTTACCCGGAGTGAAGCCAGCGCCGCCTTTGGCAATGACATGGTTTACATGGAAAAATATTTGGAAAATCCTCGCCATGTGGAATTCCAAGTTCTGGCTGACACCCACGGCCAAGCCATCTATCTCGGCGAACGGGACTGCTCCATGCAGCGCCGCCACCAGAAAGTTGTTGAAGAGGCGCCTGCCCCAGGCATTACTGATGAGCAACGGCAACGCATAGGGGAAATTTGCACCGAAGCCTGCCGCAAGATGAGTTACCGAGGAGCGGGTACGTTTGAATTCCTCTATCAAGATGGCGAATTTTATTTCATTGAGATGAATACCCGAGTCCAGGTGGAGCATCCCGTAACTGAAATGATCACCGGGATAGACATTGTCAAGGAGCAACTCCGTATCGCTGCCGGGGAGAAACTCAGTTATCGCCAGGAAGATATCATGATCCACGGGCACGCTATTGAGTGCCGTATCAATGCCGAGGATCCCACTAATTTCATGCCCAGCCCAGGAACGGTGACAAGATATCATGCGCCTGGTGGTCCAGGCATCCGGGTAGATTCCCACCTATACGCTGGCTATACCGTCCCTCCCTACTACGATTCTTTGATCGGCAAACTTATTGCCCATGGAGAAACCCGAGAAGCGGCTATTGCGCGCATGCAAATTGCGCTCACTGAGCTGGTCATCGACGGCATTAAGTGTAACGCGCCTCTTCATCAAAAAATCCTCAGCAACACCCATTTCCAGGCTGGCGGCACTAATATCCATTACTTAGAACGAATGTTGGGACTATAA
- the prmA gene encoding 50S ribosomal protein L11 methyltransferase, producing the protein MPSWIQLQLEVNADHVERLSNQLSEAGAVAVTLLDATDQPLFEPPPGETPLWSRTRVSALFPMAADPDALLQELKQSWTPDSFPSHHWEILADQNWERVWMDRFKPLRFGSQLWVCPSWLPPPEPEAVNLFLDPGLAFGTGTHPTTALCLEWLANANLNQALIIDYGCGSGILAIAALKLGATAAVAVDHDPQALLATRENAARNGVISQLQVSSPSELTEIKAGFLVANILAEPLLKLAPLFARLTYPNAYLVLSGITSDQIQQILQTYHDWFTFGTPIIKENWVLLAGHRR; encoded by the coding sequence ATGCCTTCTTGGATTCAGCTTCAGCTTGAAGTCAATGCCGACCACGTTGAACGCTTGTCCAACCAATTAAGCGAAGCAGGAGCAGTAGCAGTTACGCTACTAGATGCAACTGATCAGCCGCTTTTCGAACCGCCGCCGGGAGAGACCCCTTTGTGGTCTCGGACTCGGGTGAGCGCCCTATTCCCGATGGCCGCTGATCCGGATGCTTTGCTACAGGAGCTAAAACAGAGCTGGACTCCGGACTCGTTTCCTTCTCACCACTGGGAAATTTTAGCGGATCAAAACTGGGAGCGGGTCTGGATGGACCGCTTTAAACCCCTACGCTTTGGCTCACAGCTTTGGGTTTGCCCAAGCTGGCTTCCTCCCCCCGAGCCGGAAGCAGTTAACCTCTTTCTTGATCCGGGCCTTGCCTTCGGCACGGGCACGCACCCAACCACCGCATTATGCTTGGAATGGCTAGCCAACGCCAATCTCAACCAAGCTCTTATTATCGATTATGGCTGTGGTTCTGGCATCCTAGCTATTGCCGCCCTTAAACTGGGCGCCACTGCTGCTGTTGCGGTGGATCACGATCCCCAGGCCCTATTGGCTACCCGGGAAAATGCCGCCCGCAATGGAGTTATCTCTCAGCTCCAAGTCTCGTCACCGTCTGAGCTTACTGAAATAAAGGCAGGTTTCTTGGTCGCTAACATCTTGGCGGAACCTTTACTAAAATTGGCTCCTCTCTTTGCTAGATTGACTTACCCTAATGCTTACCTCGTTTTATCAGGCATCACCTCCGATCAAATTCAACAAATCCTTCAAACCTACCATGATTGGTTTACCTTTGGTACTCCCATAATCAAAGAGAATTGGGTGCTGCTGGCTGGACATCGTCGTTAG
- a CDS encoding glycoside hydrolase family 15 protein, which produces MDLYTASKGLASPFVFTQAEEKLPIGAHGLIGDGFTCALVRADGAIDWLCLPRFDSPSVFAALLDPKQGGITALTPAHRPFKSLQGYDSGTNVLKTLFLVEGKGVVQLTDFMPWTNDPRLSTHEIHRRIQCIEGSVELMATFDPRFDYGEYTPSMQREAHGIIARGKGGQTLVAVLGGNSVQWEPRARRGVQAPMRLNQGEQRWMILSWNAPRSEPIMAYRPAELLRATRHRWREWSQRLQYDGPWRSHVLRSALLLKLLMFAPTGVMVAAPTTSLPEWISGRRNWDYRYTWTRDSAMAIHAANLIGYRAEARDFFHFVRDILEHTETLEVMYQVDGQPVPEERILSHLSGYHGSKPVRIGNGARTQIQLDTAGALVNAAFTHEQCNGLITLRAWRRIATIIEQVRSRWQQSDHGIWERRDSKHHHVHSKLMSWLALERGSRLAYLFGATEKQVCWAAAARQVRRDLWARGLDARQKHFVMAYGLEEPDAALLLLPLHGFVKPQDPHMLATIDWLRSELGYGPFLYRYQNFDGVGGKEGAFILCGFWLAELLAMAGRIEEAQRVFMAHIEASNHLGLLAEEIVPETGELLGNFPQAFSYLGLINAAVRIDLALRLRDEGSRKIPRFLLETLQHEEEEEVYKNI; this is translated from the coding sequence GTGGATCTTTATACAGCGTCAAAAGGGCTAGCTAGCCCTTTTGTATTTACCCAAGCGGAAGAAAAATTGCCTATTGGTGCCCATGGCCTTATAGGCGACGGTTTTACCTGCGCGTTAGTGCGGGCTGATGGAGCAATTGATTGGTTATGTTTGCCCCGTTTTGATAGTCCCAGTGTGTTTGCGGCGCTTCTCGATCCCAAACAGGGTGGGATCACTGCGCTTACCCCGGCGCATCGGCCGTTTAAGAGTCTGCAGGGATACGATTCCGGTACCAATGTCCTTAAAACGCTCTTCCTAGTTGAAGGGAAAGGGGTGGTACAACTTACTGATTTTATGCCTTGGACGAATGATCCACGATTGTCAACCCATGAGATACATCGGCGAATACAGTGCATCGAGGGCTCGGTCGAATTGATGGCGACATTTGACCCGCGTTTCGATTATGGCGAATACACTCCTTCTATGCAACGTGAAGCACATGGCATTATTGCGCGGGGTAAAGGGGGCCAAACGCTTGTGGCAGTGTTGGGAGGCAATTCCGTGCAGTGGGAGCCACGAGCCAGGAGGGGAGTGCAAGCCCCTATGAGGCTAAACCAAGGAGAACAGCGATGGATGATACTATCTTGGAATGCGCCACGGTCTGAGCCGATAATGGCTTACCGACCGGCTGAACTGTTGCGCGCGACCCGGCATCGGTGGCGCGAATGGTCACAAAGGCTGCAATATGATGGGCCATGGCGCTCTCACGTGCTGCGTTCAGCACTATTGCTCAAGCTGCTGATGTTCGCGCCTACGGGTGTAATGGTGGCTGCACCAACAACTTCCCTGCCGGAGTGGATTAGTGGCCGTCGCAATTGGGACTACCGTTATACTTGGACTCGGGATAGTGCTATGGCAATCCATGCGGCTAATCTCATCGGCTATAGGGCTGAAGCACGGGATTTTTTCCATTTTGTACGTGATATACTCGAACATACGGAAACCTTGGAGGTAATGTACCAAGTTGATGGACAGCCCGTGCCTGAGGAGCGGATTCTGTCTCACCTGTCAGGGTACCACGGATCAAAGCCTGTGCGGATTGGCAATGGAGCCCGTACTCAGATTCAGCTAGACACTGCTGGCGCATTGGTTAACGCGGCGTTTACCCATGAACAATGTAACGGTCTGATTACTCTGCGTGCCTGGCGCCGTATTGCCACTATTATTGAGCAGGTACGCTCGCGCTGGCAGCAGTCTGACCATGGAATCTGGGAGCGGCGGGACAGTAAGCACCATCATGTACATTCCAAGCTGATGAGCTGGTTGGCTCTTGAGCGTGGGTCTCGACTCGCCTATTTATTCGGAGCAACCGAAAAGCAGGTATGTTGGGCGGCCGCTGCCCGCCAGGTTCGCAGGGATTTGTGGGCGCGTGGGCTAGACGCCCGCCAGAAACATTTCGTGATGGCTTATGGGTTAGAGGAACCTGACGCGGCGCTGTTGCTGTTGCCTCTGCATGGATTTGTAAAACCACAGGATCCGCATATGCTCGCAACGATCGACTGGCTCCGCAGCGAATTGGGGTATGGGCCATTTCTCTATCGCTACCAAAACTTCGATGGCGTTGGAGGGAAGGAGGGTGCCTTTATACTATGCGGCTTCTGGCTTGCCGAGTTGCTTGCAATGGCGGGGCGGATTGAGGAAGCGCAGCGGGTATTCATGGCCCATATTGAGGCCTCTAATCACCTTGGACTGCTCGCTGAGGAGATTGTACCAGAGACCGGAGAGTTGCTCGGTAATTTCCCGCAGGCATTTAGCTACTTGGGGCTCATCAATGCTGCGGTGCGTATCGATCTGGCATTACGGTTGCGTGATGAGGGCTCGCGTAAAATTCCCCGCTTTTTGCTCGAAACCCTACAGCATGAAGAGGAAGAAGAGGTCTATAAAAATATTTGA
- a CDS encoding helix-turn-helix domain-containing protein, with protein MSDKPAQTKHKLTISEEHRDSSISECLRQALDEYFDRLNGYDPTDLYGIVMKEIEPPLLKITLKRTGGNQTKAAKFLGINRSTLRKKLRQYGINAAG; from the coding sequence ATGAGCGACAAGCCCGCGCAAACCAAACACAAACTAACCATTAGCGAAGAACACCGTGACTCATCCATTAGCGAGTGCCTCCGACAGGCACTTGATGAGTATTTCGATCGTCTTAATGGCTATGATCCCACCGATCTCTATGGGATCGTAATGAAAGAAATTGAACCCCCACTCCTGAAAATCACCTTGAAGCGTACCGGAGGTAATCAAACCAAAGCCGCTAAATTTCTTGGTATAAATCGCAGCACCCTTCGCAAAAAGCTAAGACAATACGGTATCAACGCTGCTGGCTAA
- the purH gene encoding bifunctional phosphoribosylaminoimidazolecarboxamide formyltransferase/IMP cyclohydrolase gives MKSIARALISVSDKIGIVAFARQLQAWGVEILSTGGTAQLLHKHNIRTMEVSTYTGFPEMMGGRIKTLHPKIHGGILGRREIDANIMAKHNIAPIDLVAVNLYPFQQTVAKPDCDLAAAIENIDIGGPTLLRAAAKNHAAVTVIVNPEDYEKVLGEMEVNHGALSSATRFELAVKSFEHTARYDAAIANYLGALTPNDEKSIFPHSYNVQFTKKQAMRYGENPHQRAAFYVEQAPPAGTIATAQQLQGKTLSFNNIADTDAALACVKAFHEGPACVIVKHANPCGVAMGTDLQDAYERAYAADPISAFGGIIAFNQPLDPATAKAIIERQFAEVIIAPAVTITAQEVLTSKPNIRVLACGEWPSQAAASWDYKRIVGGLLLQDQDIGTVPLEALRTVTERSPTPQELKDLLFAWHVVKFVKSNAIVYAKNGQTIGIGAGQTSRVMSSQIAGLKAKEAGFSTQNAVLASDAFFPFRDGLEAAAKAGIRAVIQPGGSRRDEEVIAAANEWGMTMLFTGMRHFRH, from the coding sequence ATGAAATCCATAGCCCGTGCCCTTATCAGTGTCTCCGATAAAATCGGAATCGTCGCTTTTGCGCGCCAACTCCAGGCGTGGGGGGTGGAGATTCTATCTACCGGTGGCACTGCCCAATTGCTCCACAAGCACAATATCAGGACAATGGAGGTCTCCACCTATACCGGTTTCCCAGAAATGATGGGGGGGCGTATCAAAACGCTTCATCCCAAAATCCATGGAGGCATCCTGGGGCGAAGGGAAATCGATGCCAACATTATGGCGAAACATAATATTGCCCCCATCGATCTGGTAGCCGTCAACCTTTATCCCTTCCAACAAACGGTGGCAAAACCAGATTGCGACTTGGCCGCCGCCATCGAGAATATCGACATTGGCGGACCCACCCTGCTTCGAGCCGCGGCTAAAAACCATGCGGCGGTGACCGTCATTGTCAATCCAGAGGACTACGAAAAAGTTCTTGGTGAAATGGAAGTAAACCATGGAGCGCTCTCCTCCGCTACCCGCTTTGAACTGGCAGTGAAAAGCTTTGAGCACACCGCACGTTACGATGCCGCCATTGCCAATTACCTAGGAGCACTCACTCCGAATGACGAAAAGAGCATATTTCCCCACAGCTACAACGTTCAATTTACCAAAAAGCAAGCAATGCGTTACGGGGAGAATCCACATCAACGGGCGGCCTTCTATGTAGAACAAGCCCCGCCAGCAGGAACCATTGCCACCGCCCAACAATTACAAGGCAAGACACTCTCTTTCAACAACATTGCGGATACGGATGCCGCTTTAGCGTGTGTTAAAGCTTTTCACGAGGGTCCTGCCTGCGTCATTGTAAAACATGCCAATCCTTGTGGAGTGGCTATGGGAACAGATCTGCAAGATGCCTATGAAAGAGCCTATGCTGCTGATCCAATTTCCGCTTTTGGTGGCATTATTGCTTTCAACCAGCCATTAGATCCAGCTACTGCAAAAGCCATCATCGAGCGCCAATTCGCCGAAGTGATTATTGCCCCTGCAGTCACAATAACGGCCCAAGAGGTACTCACGTCCAAACCTAATATCCGGGTCTTGGCCTGTGGTGAATGGCCATCTCAAGCTGCCGCTAGTTGGGACTATAAGCGAATTGTTGGTGGCTTATTGCTCCAGGACCAGGATATCGGTACAGTACCTTTAGAAGCACTTCGAACCGTTACGGAACGCTCCCCTACTCCCCAGGAATTAAAGGATCTCCTCTTTGCCTGGCACGTGGTGAAGTTTGTCAAATCTAATGCTATTGTCTATGCCAAGAATGGGCAGACCATAGGCATTGGCGCCGGGCAAACAAGCCGGGTAATGAGTAGCCAAATTGCAGGACTTAAAGCAAAAGAGGCAGGTTTCTCAACCCAAAATGCGGTCCTGGCCTCAGATGCTTTTTTTCCCTTTCGGGATGGTCTGGAAGCCGCTGCTAAAGCAGGAATCCGTGCTGTTATCCAGCCAGGGGGTTCCAGGCGGGATGAAGAAGTCATTGCCGCTGCCAATGAATGGGGCATGACGATGCTCTTTACTGGAATGCGCCATTTCCGCCACTAA
- the argC gene encoding N-acetyl-gamma-glutamyl-phosphate reductase, which yields MIRAGIVGGTGYTGVELLRLLISHPNVEIVAITSRTEVGIPVSKLFPNLRGHLDICFTEPEPTQLAAECDVVFFATPHGVAMDMVPDLLAQNTRVIDLSADFRLTNPAIWEQWYGRPHAAPDLLAEAVYGLPEVNREAIRQARLIACPGCYPTAVQLGFLPLLEHQLIDPSRLIADAKSGASGAGRKAALGTLLCETGENFKAYSVSGHRHLPEIIQGLQWASRSSVDLTFVPHLIPMIRGIHATLYAQLERDEVNLQELYEQRYAAEPFVDVLPPGSHPETRSVRGNNMCRLAIHRPSAGNTVIVLSVTDNLIKGASGQAIQNMNIMFDQEETCGLTHIAVIP from the coding sequence ATGATCAGAGCAGGTATCGTAGGTGGAACGGGATACACAGGCGTTGAACTACTACGTCTACTGATTAGCCATCCCAATGTTGAAATCGTAGCCATCACCTCACGCACTGAAGTAGGCATTCCGGTGAGCAAATTATTTCCAAACCTCCGGGGCCATTTGGATATTTGCTTCACGGAACCTGAGCCTACCCAGCTAGCCGCCGAATGCGATGTGGTTTTCTTTGCAACTCCCCATGGAGTCGCCATGGATATGGTACCCGACCTGCTCGCACAAAACACTCGAGTCATTGATTTATCCGCTGATTTTCGCCTTACTAATCCTGCCATATGGGAACAATGGTATGGACGCCCCCACGCTGCTCCCGATTTATTGGCCGAAGCAGTCTATGGTCTCCCGGAAGTTAACCGGGAAGCCATTCGCCAGGCTCGCCTAATCGCCTGCCCGGGTTGTTACCCCACTGCGGTCCAACTTGGATTTCTTCCCTTGCTAGAACATCAATTAATTGACCCCAGTCGGCTTATCGCCGATGCAAAATCAGGCGCCAGCGGAGCAGGCCGCAAAGCAGCCCTAGGAACCCTTCTTTGCGAGACAGGTGAGAACTTTAAGGCCTATAGTGTTAGCGGACACCGACACTTACCTGAAATCATTCAAGGACTTCAATGGGCCAGCCGCTCCTCCGTGGACTTAACCTTTGTTCCCCACCTTATCCCCATGATTCGGGGAATTCATGCAACTCTTTATGCCCAGCTTGAGCGTGATGAGGTTAATCTCCAAGAACTTTATGAGCAACGTTATGCTGCGGAGCCCTTTGTGGATGTATTGCCGCCGGGAAGCCACCCAGAAACCCGTAGCGTTCGGGGAAACAATATGTGCCGCCTCGCTATCCATCGCCCATCGGCAGGCAACACCGTAATTGTGCTTTCAGTAACCGATAACCTAATAAAAGGCGCCTCCGGCCAGGCAATACAAAATATGAATATTATGTTTGATCAAGAAGAAACATGCGGCTTAACTCACATTGCTGTCATACCGTGA
- a CDS encoding DUF6776 family protein, whose translation MAKNTAPRLVIKEHRPWRGWLLGFVLIIFSGTVGWLLSYWLPPLPKQILNSSNSPLPISISQKQLSHLQQENSRLQERLARLQQELEVEQYTRADLNANLVSLQDEMQELTRQLSVYKGLTESLEEQGIHIHDLKFSKTATERLLHYRLVLTQGRRVDHLTQGQVHFVIHGALNGKPGQLELDALSKGNPLRFKFKYFQILEGEVFLPKNFKPTRVKVTLLPKEHPSKVVKQTFSWKSLEG comes from the coding sequence ATGGCAAAAAATACTGCCCCCCGTCTCGTCATCAAGGAACACCGCCCCTGGCGCGGATGGCTCTTGGGTTTTGTCTTAATTATCTTCAGCGGAACGGTTGGCTGGTTGCTTTCCTACTGGCTTCCTCCGCTGCCAAAACAGATCCTCAATAGCAGCAATTCCCCCTTACCGATATCCATCTCCCAAAAACAACTTTCTCACCTACAACAGGAAAATAGTCGTCTGCAAGAACGCCTAGCCCGGCTCCAGCAAGAATTAGAAGTCGAACAATATACCCGTGCCGATCTCAACGCCAATCTAGTCAGCTTACAAGATGAGATGCAGGAACTTACACGCCAACTGTCAGTTTATAAAGGGCTGACGGAGTCCCTTGAGGAGCAAGGCATCCATATCCACGACCTTAAGTTTAGCAAAACGGCAACGGAGCGGTTACTCCATTACCGCTTGGTGCTCACCCAAGGCCGCAGAGTAGACCATCTGACCCAGGGCCAAGTACACTTTGTCATTCACGGCGCATTAAACGGGAAACCCGGTCAGCTTGAACTCGATGCCCTCTCCAAGGGCAATCCCCTTCGTTTTAAATTTAAATACTTTCAAATTCTAGAAGGAGAAGTATTTCTGCCAAAAAATTTTAAACCAACCCGGGTAAAAGTTACCCTACTTCCCAAGGAGCATCCTTCTAAAGTCGTGAAACAAACCTTCAGCTGGAAATCATTAGAAGGCTAG
- a CDS encoding bactofilin family protein gives MFNRKKKSKCRAQLDTLIGQHTRLIGDITFSGGLRVEGHVKGDIIAEDEDSLLIISQDGSIEGNVKAPYIILNGSVTGDIHASEHIELAYQAQIHGDLYYYLIEIAIGAKINGNLIHLEENQIPRLKLAAESEEETPLSISGLKEGSP, from the coding sequence ATGTTCAATCGCAAAAAAAAATCCAAATGCCGCGCTCAGCTCGATACCTTAATCGGACAACATACCCGCCTGATAGGAGATATTACCTTCAGTGGCGGACTACGCGTGGAGGGCCATGTAAAAGGAGATATTATCGCCGAAGATGAAGACTCTCTATTGATCATCAGCCAAGATGGAAGCATTGAGGGCAATGTCAAAGCCCCTTATATCATTCTTAATGGTTCAGTCACAGGAGATATCCACGCCAGCGAACATATTGAACTCGCCTATCAGGCCCAAATCCACGGAGACTTGTATTATTATCTTATCGAAATAGCAATAGGCGCCAAAATTAATGGCAATTTGATTCACCTGGAGGAAAACCAGATTCCTAGACTCAAGCTCGCTGCCGAGTCGGAGGAGGAAACTCCACTATCCATATCCGGTCTTAAGGAAGGTAGCCCTTGA
- the erpA gene encoding iron-sulfur cluster insertion protein ErpA yields MNATNAMLNSLIFTDTAAGKVKELIKEEGNEKLMLRVFITGGGCSGFQYGFTFDEASHEGDTQVKNGGVTLLIDPTSYQYLVGAEIDYTEGLEGAQFVIRNPNAETTCGCGSSFSP; encoded by the coding sequence ATGAATGCAACTAATGCCATGCTAAATTCATTAATATTTACCGATACTGCTGCTGGTAAAGTCAAAGAACTGATTAAGGAGGAAGGCAATGAGAAGCTGATGCTGCGGGTATTTATCACCGGCGGCGGGTGTTCAGGCTTCCAATATGGCTTTACCTTTGACGAAGCTTCCCATGAAGGCGATACCCAAGTGAAAAATGGTGGGGTTACCCTGCTCATCGATCCCACAAGCTATCAGTACCTGGTAGGCGCAGAGATCGACTATACCGAGGGGCTGGAAGGCGCTCAATTTGTTATTCGCAATCCCAATGCCGAAACCACCTGCGGCTGTGGCTCTTCCTTTTCGCCTTAA
- a CDS encoding (2Fe-2S) ferredoxin domain-containing protein, with protein sequence MSKSYYRYHVFFCTNQRDDGRPCCQNHDALAIRNYAKEKVKALGLARRRQVRINTAGCLNRCAQGPAMVVYPEGTWYTYTTRKDIDEIITEHLMNGQPVERLRI encoded by the coding sequence ATGAGCAAGTCTTACTATCGTTATCACGTATTTTTTTGTACTAACCAAAGAGATGATGGTCGCCCCTGCTGCCAGAATCATGATGCTTTAGCCATTCGAAACTATGCTAAGGAAAAAGTTAAGGCACTGGGGTTAGCGAGGCGTCGCCAAGTGCGTATCAACACTGCAGGATGCCTTAATCGGTGCGCCCAAGGACCCGCTATGGTAGTTTACCCTGAAGGGACTTGGTACACTTACACTACCCGCAAGGATATCGATGAAATCATTACCGAGCACCTGATGAACGGCCAGCCGGTTGAGCGCCTGCGGATTTAA